From Thermogladius calderae 1633, a single genomic window includes:
- a CDS encoding sodium:solute symporter family protein has product MNAAFFLALLLYAAAGSALALFSRRYFRRDIRDYYVTSGRLGGVVSALTYAATTYSAFMMLGLVGLAYATGAGALGFELAYLASTVLLLSTAGYRIHRLSRERGWISPNQMLADMYGSRALGLAASLVYLYAMLPYLAAQVLGLRIVFGYGGLGEAESLAASALLVYAWIAVAGMWSVALTNLLQGSLMLFGGLAYLGWLLLFFTPSRGLTPGRLLDDLGSAGYLGLTGFWTPSVFLAYTIPWVFFAVSNPQVVAKLYLPRSGKAYRETVAYFFAYGLLYTLVVVVAGLAARGLAIEGVLPEDIPRDNVTPTLLGYMDPALGSVIAVSIIAATVDTANSIVLAVSSSVATTLGARSVNAARALDAALVAAATAIAALKPGFIVDLSVLTSVILLPVGLVTLVGAYTAGERSAALRYGSLASLLAGAGLATYYAVALGPRRAFTYTVAGLPVSGLVAAVSGAALLASYAAHRLSRGSPRGS; this is encoded by the coding sequence GTGAACGCCGCCTTCTTCCTGGCCCTGCTCCTCTACGCGGCTGCGGGATCCGCCCTGGCCCTGTTCTCGAGGAGGTACTTCAGGAGGGACATAAGGGACTACTACGTCACGAGCGGGAGGCTGGGGGGCGTCGTCTCGGCGCTGACCTACGCCGCGACCACCTACAGCGCGTTCATGATGCTCGGCCTCGTAGGGCTCGCCTACGCGACGGGCGCGGGGGCGCTGGGCTTCGAGCTGGCCTACCTAGCCAGCACAGTGCTCCTGCTGTCGACGGCCGGCTACAGGATACACAGGCTGTCGAGGGAGAGGGGCTGGATCTCCCCCAACCAGATGCTGGCGGACATGTACGGCAGCAGGGCCCTCGGCCTAGCCGCCTCCCTCGTCTACCTCTACGCGATGCTGCCCTACCTCGCCGCCCAGGTCCTCGGCCTCAGGATAGTCTTCGGGTACGGGGGGCTCGGGGAGGCCGAGTCCCTGGCCGCCTCGGCGCTGCTCGTCTACGCGTGGATAGCCGTGGCGGGGATGTGGAGCGTCGCGTTGACCAACCTGCTGCAGGGCTCGCTCATGCTGTTCGGGGGCCTGGCCTACCTCGGCTGGCTGCTGCTCTTCTTCACCCCCTCGAGGGGCCTGACGCCCGGGAGGCTCCTGGACGACCTGGGCTCCGCCGGCTACCTGGGGCTCACCGGCTTCTGGACGCCCAGCGTCTTCCTCGCATACACGATACCCTGGGTCTTCTTCGCCGTGTCAAACCCGCAGGTCGTCGCGAAGCTCTACCTGCCCAGGAGCGGTAAGGCGTACAGGGAGACGGTGGCCTACTTCTTCGCGTACGGGCTGCTCTACACCCTGGTGGTCGTGGTCGCCGGCCTCGCAGCCAGGGGGCTGGCCATAGAGGGCGTGCTGCCGGAGGACATACCGAGGGACAACGTGACCCCGACGCTACTGGGCTACATGGACCCCGCCCTGGGCTCCGTGATAGCCGTCTCCATCATAGCTGCCACGGTCGACACTGCCAACAGCATCGTGCTCGCCGTCTCCAGCAGCGTGGCTACCACGCTGGGGGCGAGGAGCGTGAACGCGGCGAGGGCGCTGGACGCTGCCCTGGTGGCGGCCGCCACGGCCATAGCCGCACTCAAGCCGGGCTTCATCGTCGACCTCTCCGTGCTCACCAGCGTGATACTCCTGCCCGTGGGCCTCGTGACCCTCGTCGGCGCCTACACCGCCGGCGAGCGCAGCGCGGCGCTGAGGTACGGCTCCCTCGCCTCACTCCTGGCCGGGGCGGGGCTCGCCACCTACTACGCCGTCGCGCTGGGCCCTAGGAGGGCCTTCACGTACACGGTGGCCGGGCTACCCGTCTCGGGCCTGGTCGCGGCCGTCTCGGGGGCGGCGCTACTGGCCTCCTACGCCGCCCACAGGCTCTCCCGGGGGTCACCCCGCGGGTCCTGA
- the cas4 gene encoding CRISPR-associated protein Cas4 gives MRFAGNPLSPSMVKEMVYCPVIAWLKARHLVQEPATDSMLAGKQASGGGGLYARAGGYSALVDEVREEGGGVVVVERKAFKARDAQRYMAQLVAGAYILSLKGVRVRRLVLEMGGVRRELEFTGELVEEARRYLGELERLASSDRPPQPTRPGRRCSSCWYRRFCPYTE, from the coding sequence TTGAGGTTCGCGGGCAACCCGCTCTCCCCCTCCATGGTCAAGGAGATGGTGTACTGCCCCGTGATCGCCTGGCTGAAGGCGAGACACCTGGTGCAGGAGCCCGCGACGGACAGCATGCTGGCCGGGAAACAGGCCTCGGGGGGCGGGGGGCTGTACGCGAGGGCCGGCGGCTACAGCGCGCTGGTCGACGAGGTCAGGGAGGAGGGGGGCGGGGTGGTAGTGGTGGAGAGGAAGGCCTTCAAGGCGAGGGACGCGCAGAGGTACATGGCCCAGCTCGTCGCGGGGGCCTACATACTGTCGCTTAAGGGCGTGAGGGTCAGGAGGCTGGTCCTCGAGATGGGGGGTGTCAGGAGGGAGCTGGAGTTCACGGGGGAGCTCGTGGAGGAGGCCAGGAGGTACCTGGGGGAGCTGGAGAGGCTGGCGTCTAGCGACAGGCCTCCGCAGCCGACTAGGCCCGGTAGGCGGTGCTCCTCCTGCTGGTACAGGAGGTTCTGCCCCTACACGGAGTAG
- a CDS encoding [NiFe] hydrogenase subunit delta: protein MRVGVVKLASCSGCVLEVVRALTEAVGHLRGVEVAACSLVLGESRLEGFFDLVLVEGSASTERHVKLLKSLRERAGLLVALGSCAIEGGVQALSNGRVEEAKAAVYPEPGLVESVGGFTPVTEVVSVDLAVPGCPVNYEAVKSLLLKLSRGGLPVEIHESVCAECKRRGLDCLVVSGRAPCLGPLTRSGCGALCPSNNRGCYGCYGLKTGDLGRANVGYYLERLAGAGWPRGRLALYLKAFSKRTLGAAGLGEGLE from the coding sequence TTGAGAGTAGGGGTCGTGAAGCTGGCCTCGTGCTCCGGCTGCGTACTAGAGGTCGTGAGGGCCCTCACGGAGGCGGTGGGGCACCTCCGCGGCGTAGAGGTGGCGGCCTGCAGCCTAGTCCTGGGGGAGAGCAGATTAGAGGGCTTCTTCGACCTCGTGCTGGTCGAGGGCTCGGCCTCTACGGAGAGGCACGTCAAGCTGCTCAAGAGCCTCAGGGAGAGGGCCGGGCTACTCGTGGCGTTGGGCTCCTGCGCCATCGAGGGGGGCGTCCAGGCATTGTCCAACGGCCGCGTAGAGGAGGCCAAGGCCGCCGTATACCCGGAGCCCGGGCTCGTCGAGTCCGTGGGAGGGTTCACACCTGTGACGGAGGTCGTCAGCGTGGACCTCGCGGTCCCGGGCTGCCCCGTCAACTACGAGGCCGTGAAGTCCCTGCTCCTCAAGCTCTCGCGGGGGGGCCTGCCCGTCGAGATACACGAGAGCGTCTGCGCGGAGTGTAAGAGGAGGGGGCTCGACTGCCTTGTCGTCTCCGGGAGGGCCCCTTGCCTGGGCCCCCTGACCCGCAGCGGCTGCGGGGCCCTCTGCCCGTCCAATAACAGGGGGTGCTACGGCTGCTACGGGCTCAAGACGGGCGACCTCGGCAGGGCGAACGTCGGGTACTACCTTGAGAGGCTCGCGGGGGCGGGGTGGCCGAGGGGCCGGCTGGCGCTCTACCTGAAGGCCTTCTCCAAGAGGACCCTGGGGGCGGCCGGGCTGGGTGAGGGGCTTGAGTGA
- a CDS encoding FAD/NAD(P)-binding protein produces the protein MRSPFAELRKGLVIGEVYEAPGVKTLAVRLVDEVPPPRPGQFNMVYVHGLGEVPLSVSGIREGGRVVEHTVRAAGAVTRALVYREWRGCLVGLRGPYGRGWPLEEAEGHDLLVVAGGMGFAPLRPVLKWVAERRERYGRVNVLVGARTPRDLLFKYELESYRGLPGTRLLLSVDRPEGAWEGHVGLVTDLIRLADVDPGGSYAFVCGPEPMMVNTVKALKERGFREDRVFLSLERRMRCGTGFCGTCQLGHYFTCRDGPVFRLTEVSDYLAVEGV, from the coding sequence TTGAGGAGCCCGTTCGCGGAGCTGAGGAAGGGACTGGTAATAGGCGAGGTCTACGAGGCGCCCGGCGTGAAGACGCTGGCCGTGAGGCTGGTGGACGAGGTGCCGCCGCCCAGGCCGGGCCAGTTCAACATGGTCTACGTCCACGGCCTGGGCGAGGTGCCCCTCTCGGTCTCGGGCATACGCGAGGGGGGCAGGGTAGTGGAGCACACCGTTAGGGCGGCTGGCGCCGTCACGAGGGCCCTCGTCTACAGGGAGTGGAGGGGGTGCTTGGTAGGCCTGCGCGGGCCCTACGGGAGGGGCTGGCCGCTCGAGGAGGCCGAGGGGCACGACCTGCTCGTCGTCGCCGGTGGGATGGGGTTCGCGCCGCTGAGGCCCGTCTTGAAGTGGGTCGCGGAGAGGAGGGAGAGGTACGGGAGGGTCAACGTGCTCGTGGGCGCCAGGACGCCCCGAGACCTCCTGTTCAAGTACGAGCTCGAGTCCTACAGGGGGCTGCCGGGCACCAGGCTGCTCCTCTCCGTCGACAGGCCGGAGGGGGCTTGGGAGGGCCACGTCGGGCTCGTCACGGACCTGATAAGGCTCGCCGACGTAGACCCAGGGGGCTCCTACGCCTTCGTCTGCGGCCCCGAGCCAATGATGGTCAACACGGTGAAGGCCCTCAAGGAGAGGGGGTTCAGAGAGGACAGGGTCTTCCTCTCCCTTGAGAGGAGGATGAGGTGCGGCACGGGGTTCTGCGGAACCTGCCAGCTCGGCCACTACTTCACGTGTAGGGACGGCCCGGTGTTCAGGCTCACGGAGGTCTCGGACTACCTGGCGGTCGAGGGGGTCTAG
- the guaA gene encoding glutamine-hydrolyzing GMP synthase: MRLVLQYSPRLQVLAGSLGYELLTGERFEEVVVVSEAQVGDAEQRRLRELAEAVGAGLRVEVLGDDLRAWASLELPGRVVLDITPGRKIYALILLQKCLKAGDCRARYLLVRDEARYGYRFFGYMPRWAFKFIEFHPELREVRVDVGGAREAYKHLRPPQPLRVVPETLHALVNLYSLSGAEYFEVEACGGQGTARVRVLVRDPVFDGWGETEEAWVGRGGCVLEPPPGSTVLAVSEDGAVAAFRAEVNGRPVYGVRFHPEAHHTRRGLVLLDNFLRLAGAVRGWGVEAYYHLALQELERYAGAPGRVVAAVSGGVDSATAALLARRVFGDRLVPVLVDHGLFREGEVEEVREELERAGLEPVYVDARERFLSKLEGLADCEERRRVIGEEFARVFDELMTEFRAGVFVQGTIYPDVVESGRPGGGRVKTHHNVAGLPTWFREKYAVLEPLRHLYKEEVRELARALGLPDYFLKRHPFPGPGLAARVVGPFNRRKLEVCRRATAIVEKVLRRRGLYDRVWQAFAVVGDDTWVGVKGGSRRHGLVVIVRVVESADAMTADYSRLPYEVLDEISGEITSSIDDVTMVAYAVTGKPPSTIEPC, from the coding sequence ATGAGGCTGGTTCTACAGTACTCGCCCAGGTTGCAGGTCCTGGCGGGCTCGCTGGGCTACGAGCTCCTCACCGGCGAACGCTTCGAGGAGGTGGTGGTCGTCTCGGAGGCGCAGGTGGGCGACGCGGAGCAGCGGCGGCTGCGGGAGCTCGCGGAGGCGGTGGGGGCGGGCCTCAGAGTCGAGGTCCTGGGCGACGACCTGAGGGCCTGGGCGTCCCTCGAGCTGCCGGGCCGCGTAGTCCTCGACATAACCCCCGGCCGGAAGATCTACGCCCTGATCCTCCTCCAGAAGTGCCTGAAGGCGGGGGACTGCAGGGCCAGGTACCTCCTCGTGAGGGACGAGGCTAGGTACGGCTACAGGTTCTTCGGCTACATGCCCAGGTGGGCCTTCAAGTTCATAGAGTTCCACCCGGAGCTGCGCGAGGTCAGGGTGGACGTAGGCGGGGCCCGCGAGGCCTACAAGCACCTGAGGCCCCCGCAGCCCCTCAGGGTCGTCCCCGAGACGCTGCACGCGCTGGTCAACCTCTACAGCCTGTCCGGCGCGGAGTACTTCGAGGTCGAGGCGTGCGGGGGGCAAGGCACGGCGAGGGTCAGGGTGCTGGTGAGGGACCCCGTCTTCGACGGGTGGGGGGAGACAGAGGAGGCGTGGGTGGGCCGGGGAGGGTGCGTTCTCGAGCCGCCCCCCGGCTCCACCGTCCTCGCGGTGTCGGAGGACGGTGCCGTGGCGGCCTTCAGGGCCGAGGTGAACGGGAGGCCCGTCTACGGGGTGCGGTTCCACCCCGAGGCCCACCACACGCGGAGGGGACTGGTACTCCTGGACAACTTCCTGAGGCTGGCCGGGGCCGTGAGGGGCTGGGGCGTGGAGGCCTACTACCACCTGGCGCTGCAAGAGCTGGAGAGGTACGCGGGCGCACCTGGGAGGGTCGTGGCAGCCGTGAGCGGGGGCGTGGACTCGGCTACAGCCGCGCTGCTAGCGAGGAGGGTCTTCGGCGACAGGCTGGTCCCGGTGCTGGTGGACCACGGCCTCTTCAGGGAGGGGGAGGTGGAGGAGGTCAGGGAGGAGCTTGAGAGGGCGGGCCTAGAGCCGGTCTACGTGGACGCGCGGGAGAGGTTCCTGAGCAAGCTGGAGGGGCTGGCAGACTGCGAGGAGAGGAGGAGGGTGATTGGAGAGGAGTTCGCGAGGGTGTTCGACGAGCTGATGACGGAGTTCCGGGCCGGGGTGTTTGTCCAGGGCACGATATACCCGGACGTTGTGGAGAGCGGTAGGCCGGGCGGCGGCAGGGTAAAGACGCACCACAACGTGGCCGGCCTACCCACCTGGTTCAGGGAGAAGTACGCCGTGCTCGAGCCGCTGAGGCACCTGTACAAGGAGGAGGTGAGGGAGCTCGCCAGAGCCCTGGGCCTGCCCGACTACTTCCTCAAGAGGCACCCGTTCCCCGGCCCGGGCCTGGCGGCCAGGGTGGTCGGCCCGTTCAACAGGAGGAAGCTGGAGGTCTGCCGGAGGGCGACGGCCATAGTGGAGAAGGTGCTGAGGAGGCGGGGGCTCTACGACAGGGTCTGGCAGGCCTTCGCAGTGGTCGGCGACGACACGTGGGTGGGGGTCAAGGGCGGTTCGAGGAGGCACGGGCTCGTGGTCATCGTGAGGGTCGTCGAGAGCGCCGACGCGATGACGGCGGACTACTCGAGGCTGCCGTACGAGGTCCTGGACGAGATATCGGGGGAGATAACGAGTAGCATCGACGACGTTACGATGGTGGCGTACGCCGTGACGGGTAAGCCGCCGAGCACGATCGAGCCGTGCTGA
- the cas2 gene encoding CRISPR-associated endonuclease Cas2, producing the protein MIVLVAYDIEDDETRAKLSDYLKSKGLTRIQRSVFVGRLLPSTAKDVERALPRFVKGERDVIHYIPLLEYSLRYLKYFGHPLAVLSVGREPLVV; encoded by the coding sequence ATGATAGTCCTGGTCGCGTACGACATAGAGGACGACGAGACCAGGGCGAAGCTCAGCGACTACCTGAAGTCCAAGGGGCTGACGAGGATCCAGAGGAGCGTCTTCGTTGGGAGGCTGCTGCCGTCCACGGCGAAGGACGTGGAGAGGGCGCTACCCAGGTTCGTGAAGGGGGAGAGGGACGTGATACACTACATCCCGCTCCTCGAGTACAGCCTCAGGTACCTCAAGTACTTCGGCCACCCCCTCGCGGTCCTGTCCGTGGGCAGGGAGCCCCTGGTGGTGTGA
- the cas6 gene encoding CRISPR system precrRNA processing endoribonuclease RAMP protein Cas6, whose translation MSAVESKLALFKVAAYLDGFRGFVYTGKLSKTLVITAVPELAPHFQPSSGSPPKLVHVSPLYRESGGRVEAVYTRLSCKGGQLARCDDGVPRPVFLEGLYTFYLGLSTSLVDPGRVLSGLTSLEGYLEFMKQKVRVSVRQVEYIDPHSLASRLLDEAASRGGLKVVFSSPTQLRDPFRRGRHKSFLPSPLNVFSTPAYIYVYQRWGFKRGRFLKLLRVLHRVFNETYTVLKTVKLTWFVYEKRPEPGLIGYAKYAVNDYYYEEYSKRLGLREAIEGVLATAVALGTGTGRAAGLGHVFLEPAELGADRGASRAAAGGTQ comes from the coding sequence ATGTCGGCTGTAGAGTCGAAGCTGGCGCTCTTCAAGGTGGCCGCCTACCTCGACGGGTTCAGGGGCTTCGTTTACACGGGCAAGCTGTCGAAGACCCTTGTCATCACGGCGGTGCCGGAGCTCGCGCCGCACTTCCAGCCCTCCTCGGGCTCTCCCCCCAAGCTGGTCCACGTCTCCCCCCTCTACAGGGAGTCCGGCGGCAGGGTCGAGGCCGTCTACACCAGGCTCTCGTGTAAGGGGGGTCAACTGGCGAGGTGCGACGACGGGGTCCCGAGGCCCGTCTTCCTCGAGGGCTTGTACACCTTCTACCTGGGCCTCTCGACCAGCCTGGTGGACCCCGGCAGAGTGCTATCGGGGCTGACGAGCCTGGAAGGGTATTTGGAGTTCATGAAGCAGAAGGTCAGGGTCTCGGTGAGGCAGGTCGAGTACATAGACCCACACTCCCTGGCCTCGAGGCTGCTGGACGAGGCCGCCTCCAGGGGAGGGCTCAAAGTGGTGTTCTCCAGCCCCACGCAGCTCAGGGACCCGTTCAGGAGGGGGAGGCACAAGTCCTTCCTGCCGTCGCCCCTCAACGTCTTCTCCACCCCCGCCTACATCTACGTCTACCAGAGGTGGGGGTTCAAGCGGGGCAGGTTCCTCAAGCTCCTCAGGGTCCTGCACAGGGTCTTCAACGAGACCTACACCGTTCTCAAGACGGTCAAGCTGACCTGGTTCGTATACGAGAAGCGGCCCGAGCCGGGGCTGATAGGCTACGCGAAGTACGCGGTGAACGACTACTACTACGAGGAGTACAGCAAGAGGCTGGGGCTGAGGGAGGCCATTGAGGGGGTGCTCGCGACAGCGGTGGCGCTGGGGACGGGGACGGGGAGGGCGGCGGGGCTCGGGCACGTCTTCCTCGAGCCGGCGGAGCTGGGAGCGGATAGGGGTGCGTCCAGGGCCGCCGCGGGCGGGACCCAGTAG
- a CDS encoding CRISPR locus-related DNA-binding protein — MRVFIAPLGFHEDSVLRMLVHYRASPGDRLVAVTCSPLAPGSRRAFESLRAQCLRQGLPEPLLVEVSCSRFYEAFPALLRQLRDLGEPEEAVLEVGTGPRILGHLASLVLERLGWRYTIHYEPETGLDQPVEVPWGFIEAVKLRLSKPEEALLRLAVSRPGVTVAEAARETGWSEKTVRNIASRLRGKGLLEKRGRSEALEPTPYAAALYSV; from the coding sequence TTGAGGGTCTTCATAGCCCCTCTCGGCTTTCACGAGGACTCCGTCCTCAGGATGCTGGTGCACTACAGGGCCTCGCCCGGGGACAGGCTGGTGGCGGTCACCTGCAGCCCGCTGGCGCCCGGGTCTAGGAGGGCGTTCGAGTCCCTGAGAGCCCAGTGCCTGAGGCAGGGGCTGCCCGAGCCCCTGCTAGTCGAGGTCTCGTGTAGCAGGTTCTACGAGGCCTTCCCAGCCCTCCTCAGGCAGCTCAGGGACCTGGGAGAGCCGGAGGAGGCGGTGCTAGAGGTGGGCACGGGGCCCAGGATACTCGGCCACCTCGCCTCGCTAGTCCTCGAGAGGCTGGGGTGGAGGTACACGATACACTACGAGCCCGAGACGGGCCTGGACCAGCCCGTTGAGGTCCCCTGGGGCTTCATAGAGGCGGTGAAGCTGAGGCTCAGCAAGCCCGAGGAGGCGCTGCTCAGGCTAGCAGTCTCCAGGCCCGGCGTAACGGTCGCGGAGGCCGCGAGGGAGACGGGCTGGAGCGAGAAGACGGTGAGGAACATAGCGTCCAGGCTGAGGGGTAAGGGCCTGCTGGAGAAGAGGGGTAGGAGCGAGGCGCTGGAGCCCACACCCTACGCGGCAGCACTCTACTCCGTGTAG
- a CDS encoding DUF7343 domain-containing protein, with amino-acid sequence MPGSLRERVWELLSGYQGSRVPQSFIHRALGASKSRVSEILAELERQGLIAREVVGRSKVVYVYPGFSERAREPGGRVLRLGIVYSSEYLFLGGFVKRLESRGVRVEVVVFRDGLRATRALAEGAVDMALSPLPGQLYLYPAYRTFRVVPAGVRGGFRVMASGRPGPVYSSMISTMDYARGVAVSRGLLEAEGTAYFDDPSQVSSSPPRRGFVVAWHPVYLELAGRGFKPVLGPDDLGVEFCCTLGVSNSLGERLAAAAARAYREAVEEYGRQPDKWLEYYSALTGIELGVLKNAAGEYRPVELDEKAVAGVARAVTPSIPAPAAHEGALVDERQA; translated from the coding sequence ATGCCGGGTAGCCTGAGGGAGAGGGTCTGGGAGCTCCTCAGCGGGTACCAGGGGTCGAGGGTACCGCAGTCCTTTATACACAGGGCTCTCGGGGCCAGCAAGAGCAGGGTGAGCGAGATACTCGCTGAGCTGGAGAGGCAGGGCCTGATCGCGAGGGAGGTGGTCGGGAGGAGCAAGGTGGTCTACGTGTACCCGGGGTTCTCGGAGAGGGCGCGGGAGCCCGGGGGGAGGGTGCTGAGGCTGGGCATCGTCTACTCGAGCGAGTACCTCTTCCTCGGCGGCTTCGTCAAGAGGCTGGAGTCGAGGGGTGTGAGGGTGGAGGTCGTGGTGTTCAGGGACGGCCTCAGGGCTACCAGGGCCCTGGCGGAGGGGGCTGTGGACATGGCCCTCTCCCCCCTCCCGGGCCAGCTCTACCTCTACCCGGCCTACAGGACCTTCAGGGTCGTGCCGGCGGGGGTCAGGGGCGGGTTCAGGGTGATGGCGTCGGGTAGGCCCGGCCCCGTCTACTCCAGCATGATAAGCACCATGGACTACGCGAGGGGCGTCGCCGTCTCGCGGGGGCTCCTCGAGGCCGAGGGGACGGCCTACTTCGACGACCCCTCCCAGGTATCCTCCAGTCCGCCGAGGCGGGGCTTCGTGGTGGCCTGGCACCCCGTCTACCTCGAGCTCGCGGGGAGGGGCTTCAAGCCCGTGCTCGGCCCCGACGACCTCGGCGTCGAGTTCTGCTGCACGCTCGGCGTCTCCAACAGCCTGGGCGAGAGGCTGGCCGCGGCCGCCGCCCGGGCCTACAGGGAGGCCGTCGAGGAGTACGGGAGGCAGCCGGACAAGTGGCTGGAGTACTACTCGGCCCTCACCGGGATAGAGCTCGGCGTCCTCAAGAACGCCGCGGGCGAGTACAGGCCGGTGGAGCTCGACGAGAAGGCCGTAGCGGGTGTGGCCAGGGCCGTGACCCCCAGCATCCCAGCACCCGCAGCCCACGAGGGCGCCCTAGTTGACGAGAGGCAGGCTTAA
- a CDS encoding 4Fe-4S dicluster domain-containing protein, which yields MEAPLYRGGLEDVARLYALLRDERGLVVYGYRLDGGSIGFGVVRGASELPLRVEAEAEPGRYRLRSGVGFTTSHQSPKNYLHPPRQVVARVREDLSVEEPEAGEGGVALFAVKPCDLSAVEVLDELFRAGANPLYAARRGRVKFVVVEECLRPGNTCFCSTTGSGPTAREGFDVAYAKLGGEAVLFKPGSPAGQKVLEEMGLEEASEGDVAEYRGLAEEASRRACLGVAVEEAQRALRRLLGDRGFWERVSERCLACSSCNMVCPTCFCTELVDEYDGRVDTRVAQWVGCLSYTYGMVAGGHFRRELYTRYRHFVLHKFLFYPMQTGRLGCVGCGRCVTWCPAGVDLRESLIRAVGEGGG from the coding sequence TTGGAGGCCCCGCTCTACAGGGGAGGGCTAGAGGACGTAGCGAGGCTGTACGCGCTACTGAGGGACGAGAGGGGGCTTGTCGTCTACGGGTACAGGCTGGACGGCGGGTCGATAGGCTTCGGCGTTGTCCGGGGAGCGTCCGAGCTCCCCCTGAGAGTGGAGGCGGAGGCGGAGCCGGGGCGCTACAGGCTGAGGAGCGGCGTGGGCTTCACCACCTCCCACCAGTCGCCCAAGAACTACCTCCACCCGCCGAGACAGGTGGTGGCCAGGGTCCGCGAGGACCTCTCAGTCGAAGAGCCGGAGGCGGGGGAGGGGGGCGTCGCCCTCTTTGCCGTCAAGCCCTGCGACCTTTCTGCCGTAGAGGTCCTCGACGAGCTGTTCAGGGCGGGGGCTAACCCGCTGTACGCCGCTAGGAGGGGGAGGGTGAAGTTCGTGGTCGTAGAGGAGTGCCTGAGGCCGGGCAACACCTGCTTCTGCTCGACGACGGGCTCCGGCCCCACAGCGCGGGAGGGGTTCGACGTAGCCTACGCGAAGCTGGGCGGGGAGGCCGTACTCTTCAAGCCCGGCTCGCCCGCGGGGCAGAAGGTGCTGGAGGAGATGGGCCTGGAGGAGGCCTCCGAGGGCGACGTCGCCGAGTACCGGGGGCTCGCCGAGGAGGCTTCGAGGAGGGCCTGCCTCGGAGTAGCGGTGGAGGAGGCGCAGAGGGCGCTGAGGAGGCTACTGGGCGACAGGGGGTTCTGGGAGAGGGTGTCGGAGCGCTGCCTCGCCTGCTCCAGCTGCAACATGGTGTGCCCGACGTGCTTCTGCACCGAGCTGGTAGACGAGTACGACGGCAGGGTGGACACGAGGGTGGCCCAGTGGGTGGGCTGCCTCTCCTACACCTACGGGATGGTGGCCGGCGGCCACTTCAGGAGGGAGCTGTACACGAGGTACAGGCACTTCGTCCTCCACAAGTTCCTCTTCTACCCGATGCAGACGGGGAGGCTGGGCTGCGTGGGCTGCGGTAGGTGCGTCACCTGGTGCCCGGCGGGCGTGGACCTCCGGGAGTCCCTGATCAGAGCGGTCGGGGAGGGCGGGGGTTGA
- the cas4a gene encoding type I-A CRISPR-associated protein Cas4/Csa1: protein MPGLFARRLVLRSVRRLYAWSRADPVEEELRGWSWDRPPVKPRAYLGLGVSEVAGKYCPTRRDVWLRRKMGLAPETTEPLAKGRLVHEAVTAAVRCASRGLSRGWETWDILTYCLGRFRPQGNGDTATALKAYKSTLVTLLGEVEYERLVSGGSGLPVVSEMKVDGTPLGLSPQLSIDVYAENIVVDFKTGAPRDFHKLSIAGYALALEAEYEVPVDYGILVYVNPSDSGLRVLYRPVYVSNELRRWFLEERDEIVDMLVSNREPPKDKNCPQTCPFYRVCHQ, encoded by the coding sequence GTGCCGGGGTTGTTCGCTAGGAGGCTCGTCCTGAGGAGCGTCCGCAGGCTCTACGCGTGGTCCAGGGCGGACCCCGTGGAGGAGGAGCTGAGGGGGTGGAGCTGGGACAGGCCGCCGGTGAAGCCCAGGGCCTACCTGGGCCTCGGGGTGAGCGAGGTGGCGGGCAAGTACTGCCCGACGAGGAGGGACGTCTGGCTGAGGAGGAAGATGGGGCTGGCGCCCGAGACCACAGAGCCCCTGGCCAAGGGGAGGCTGGTTCACGAGGCTGTCACGGCCGCTGTCCGCTGCGCCTCCAGGGGCCTGTCGAGGGGCTGGGAGACGTGGGACATACTCACCTACTGCCTGGGCAGGTTCAGGCCGCAGGGCAACGGGGACACGGCCACGGCCCTCAAAGCCTACAAGTCGACGCTAGTCACGCTCCTCGGCGAGGTCGAGTACGAGAGGCTCGTGAGCGGCGGCAGCGGCCTGCCCGTCGTCAGCGAGATGAAGGTCGACGGGACGCCCCTGGGCCTCTCCCCCCAGCTCTCCATAGACGTCTACGCCGAGAACATAGTCGTCGACTTCAAGACGGGCGCGCCAAGGGACTTCCACAAGCTCTCCATAGCCGGCTACGCCCTCGCCCTAGAGGCCGAGTACGAGGTGCCGGTCGACTACGGGATCCTGGTCTACGTCAACCCCTCCGACAGCGGCCTTAGAGTCCTGTACAGGCCCGTCTACGTGAGCAACGAGCTGAGGCGTTGGTTCTTGGAGGAGAGGGACGAGATAGTGGACATGCTCGTATCTAACAGGGAGCCCCCCAAGGACAAGAACTGCCCGCAGACGTGCCCGTTCTACAGGGTGTGCCACCAGTGA